A genome region from Cutaneotrichosporon cavernicola HIS019 DNA, chromosome: 5 includes the following:
- a CDS encoding uncharacterized protein (Cupin), whose translation MMRLPSVESQRSVLDDLRAATEAATALLNRSLEATSLNDDDDDVPVPRRGKLGNDILGPQNPERAKQARDSVRPPLTDHGKMANMKWTFTDSHIRLEEGGWARETTVRELPTSKELAGVNMRLGKGVYRELHWHNESEWAYIIAGECRITVLDTEGGSFIDDVGEGDLWYFPPGFPHGIQGLGEQGVEFLLIFDSGNFSEDDTFLLTDYMAKTPKHILAHNFRVSEEVFSTLSQREKYIFQGSDPGSLSDARKSVVPSKHMFTHRMLKQKPFKFPGGQVRVTDTRNFPISKSTAAAHVIVYEGGLREMHWHPNADEWFFVLRGQCRVTIFAAAGNARTFNYQAGDVGIFPRNNAHYVENIGKGDLEFLEMFRAPTFEDFSLEQWLAQTPALEVAEHLNLKGDAKKDFFKQLSRDKVPVKGPERPKSV comes from the exons ATGATGCGCCTCCCCTCGGTCGAATCGCAGCGgtccgtcctcgacgacctgcgcgCAGCGACGGAGGCAGCGACGGCTCTCCTAAACCGCTCGCTGGAAGCGACCAGTCTgaatgacgacgacgacgatgt CCCCGTGCCGCGCCGTGGCAAGCTCGGTAACGACATCCTCGGCCCACAGAATCCCGAGCGTGCGAAGCAAGCGCGCGACTCGGTGCGGCCGCCCCTCACAGACCACGGCAAGATGGCCAACATGAAGTGGACATTCACAGACTCGCACATCCgccttgaggagggcgggTGGGCGCGCGAGACGACCGTCCGCGAGCTGCCAACATCCAAGGAGCTGGCCGGCGTCAACATGCGCCTTGGCAAGGGCGTCTATCGCGAACTGCACTGGCACAACGAGAGCGAGTGGGCGTACATCATTGCC GGCGAGTGCCGTATCACTGTGCTCGACACGGAGGGTGGGAGCTTCAttgacgacgtcggtgAGGGCGACCTCTGGTACTTCCCACCCGGGTTCCCGCATGGCATCCAAG gctTGGGCGAGCAGGGAGTAGAGTTCCTGCTCATCTTTGACAGCGGCAACTTTTCCGAGGACGATACGTTCCTCCTGACCGACTACATGGCAAAGACTCCCAAGCACATTCTCGCTCACAACTTCCGCGTGTCCGAGGAGGTGTTCTCGACCCTTTCTCAGCGGGAAAAGTACATTTTCCAGGGTTCTGATCCTGGGAGCTTGTCGGATGCGCGCAAGTCGGTCGTTCCAAGCAAGCACATGTTCACTCACCGGATGCTCAAGCAGAAACCGTTCAAGTTCCCGGGCGGTCAAGTTCGCGTCACGGACACGCGCAACTTTCCCATCTCCAAGAGCACGGCTGCCGCACACGTGATTGTCTACGAGGGCGGTCTGCGCGAGATGCACTGGCACCCCAATGCAGACGAGTGGTTCTTTGTGTTGCGTGGTCAGTGCCGCGTGACAATCTTTGCCGCTGCCGGTAATGCGCGCACGTTCAACTACCAggctggcgacgtcggAATCTTTCCCCGCAACAATGCGCACTATGTCGAGAATATTGGCAAGGGCGACCTGGAATTCCTCGAAATGTTCCGTGCGCCCACGTTTGAGGACTTTTCACTCGAGCAGTGGCTGGCGCAGACTCCTGCCCTTGAAGTCGCCGAgcacctcaacctcaagggcgacgCCAAGAAAGACTTTTTCAAGCAGCTCAGTCGGGACAAGGTTCCGGTCAAGGGGCCTGAGCGGCCCAAGTCGGTATAG